The following DNA comes from Alienimonas californiensis.
GCAAGGGCGACTTCGAACGCGGCGCCGGCCTGCTCGAGGAGCAACTGCGGCTCACGCCGGACGATCCGGGGACGCTGAATGACCTCGGTTACCTGTGGGCGGATCGCGGGATGAACCTGCCGCGGGCGGAGCGGATGATCCGGGCCGCGGTCGCCGCGGAGCCGGACAACGCCGCCTACCTCGATTCGCTCGGCTGGGTGCTGCTGAAACGCGGCAAGCCGCAGGAGGCCCGGGAGCCGCTGGAGCGGGCCGGGAAGCTTTCCGTCGAACGCGGTCAGGAGGGCGACGGCACGATCTGGAGCCACCTCGGCGACCTGTGGGCCGCGCTCAACGAACCGCAGCAGGCCCGCGACGCCTGGAAGGCGGCCCTCCAGCGGGCGAACACCGCGGAGGAGAAGGACGAGGAGCTGATCCGCTCCCTCAAGAAGAAGCTGGGTCGCGAGTGACGCGTTTGAGTGAGCCGCTCTCTTCAAGAGAGCGGCTAACGCGGCCGCCCGCCGTTATCCTGCCCCGCCCCCCGTTCGACGTTCCGCTTTCGACCTCCCTCTCTGAAATGGCCGGCCACTCCCACTGGGCGAATATCCAACGATCCAAGGGGGCCGTGGATAAGAAGCGGGGCAAGCTGTTCGGCAAGTTGAGCCGGCTGATCATCGTCGCCGCCCGCAGCGGCGGGGCGGACCCGGACATGAACCTCCGGCTGCGGTACGCGATCGACAAGGCGAAGGCCGTGTCGATGCCCAAGGACAACATCGAGCGGGCCGTCAAGAAGGGCGCCGGGGAACTCGGCACCGGCGAGAGCTTCGACGAGGTAGTCTACGAGGGCTACGCCCCCGGCGGCGTCGCGGTGCTGTGCGAGATCCTCACGGACAACCGCAACCGGACCGCAGGCGAGATCCGCAAGGCCTTCGACCGCTTCGGCGGCAGCCTCGGCACGACCGGCTGCGTGGCTTACCTGTTCGATCAGAAGGGGGTGTTCACGATCCCCGCCTCGGCGACGGACGAGGAGACGCTGTTCGAAGTCGCCCTCGAAGCCGGCGCCGAGGACGTGAAGCGCGAGGGCAGCGGCGAGGAGGCGGTGTTCGAGGTCCTCTGCCCGCCGGCCGACTTCGACGCCGTCGCCGCCGCCCTGAGCGAAGCCGGCATCGAGCCGGACAACGCGGAAGTAACTCGCGTGCCGCAGAACTACATCGACCTCGACGCCGACACCGCCGGCCAGGTGCTGCGGTTGATGGAGGAATTGGAGGACCACGACGACGTCCAATCTGTCTCCGCGAACTTCAACCTGCCCGACGGCTACGAAGTCGGGTGAGTGCCGCCGCCTTGGCGGACGGGCCGACCGACCTGACGCTCGGGACGCTACTGTCGGCGGCGTGGCGATTCGCGGACGGCGTGCGGGCCGAGGCGACGGCGGCGGGGCTGCTGGCCTACACGCTGCTCGCCTGGCCGCTCGGGCTGTTCCTGGGCGGCGCGCTGGTGGCGCCGAACTCGCCCGTGCCGTTCCTCACGCTGGAGGCGACGGTTCTGCTCAGGCCGTTCGCGACGCCGCTGGCGTTTCTGCTGCTCGCCCACGCCCACGACCGCATTGCCCGACTGGAGGGCGCCGCGGTCGAACCGGACGACGCGGCCCTGGCCGGCTGAACCGCGTCGGTTGTGGCTGCGTTGTCAGTCGGGGATCGTGGCGGATTGCCGCATTCGCTCATTTCCCCGCCTCCCCGTCCGGCGCCGGCCGTTGACCTCCCCCAAAATCGAGTTTCACTGCGAAACGTGCGGGAAGTCGCTGCGCGCCCCGATCAGCAAGGCGGGAGCGGAGGCCGACTGCCCGCAGTGCGGCGATCGGGTGCGGGTGCCGAACGCCCCGCTGGCGGAGGATGGGGGCGACGACGACCGGGACGCCGCGATCCTCTGTCCGGTCTGCGGGGAACGGTCGAGCCCGGACGCCGTCGCCTGCCCCTCCTGCGGCGAGCTGCTGGGCGATTTGGGCGATCGCCCCGACGATCGTCTCCGGCACGAGGGACGCAGCGGACCGACGGAGGTGACGCTCGGCAGCGTGTGGACGGCGGCCTTCGAGGACTGGAAGGAGCACTTCGGCATCCTGCTGGCGTCCGTCCTGCTGGCCATCGCCATCTCGTTCGGGACGTTCTTCACGCTCTACATGGGGCTGGGGGTGGCGATGATCGTCGGCATGGCCGCGGCCGGCGGCGGCGGGGGGCCGCCGAATGAGGTCGTCATTGGGGTCATCATGGTCGGGTGGATGGTCCTGCTCTTCGTGGCGATCGTGGTGGTGAACAGCTGGATGACGCTGGGGCTGGCCGGGCTGCATCTGGAAGCGGTCCGCGGCCGGCCGGAGTTGAGCACGCTGTTTCGCCCCCCGGGCATCTGGCGGATGATGCTCTGCAGCGTGATCGTCGCCGTCTTCGCCTATGTGCTGGCGGCGATCCCGACGGTCGGGGCGATGTACCTGATCTTCGACGGCGCCGGCGGCGGTCCCCCGGGCGGCGGGATGATCGCGCTGATGCTATTGGGGTACCTCATTCCCGTGGCCGTGTACGGCGGGGTCTTCCTGCTGTTTTGGCCGGTGCCGTTCCTCTGCGTGGACCGGCCGGACGTGGGGCACGTCAAGCCGCTGTGGTGGAGCCTGAAGATGCCGGCCGGGTCGTGGGGCGGGCATCTGGCGGTCGGGGGCGCCGCGTACGGGCTCCTGTTCCTCGGGGCCCTGCCCTGCGGCGTCGGCCTGCCGTTCACCGGGCCGCTGGCCGGGTTGCTGCTCGCCCACGCCTACGACCGATTCGACCGTGCGGAGACCGACGCCCGCGGCCCCCGCGTGCTGGACCCCGAAGGGGTGATCTAGCGTTCCGCCGCCGTCCGGCTTACCTCCCGCCATGACCGCCGCCCCGCCGACCGTCGCCTGCGTCGTCTGCCAGCGGGAGTTGGCGGCGCCGCCGCAGGGCGGGACGGTCGTCTGCCCCCAGTGCGGTGAGACGAACGAAATCGCCGCCGGCGGCCGGGCCGTGGCACCGCATTGCCCGGTCTGCGGGAGCGCCGTCGCCGCCGACGCCCCCGCCTGCGGCCAG
Coding sequences within:
- a CDS encoding YebC/PmpR family DNA-binding transcriptional regulator is translated as MAGHSHWANIQRSKGAVDKKRGKLFGKLSRLIIVAARSGGADPDMNLRLRYAIDKAKAVSMPKDNIERAVKKGAGELGTGESFDEVVYEGYAPGGVAVLCEILTDNRNRTAGEIRKAFDRFGGSLGTTGCVAYLFDQKGVFTIPASATDEETLFEVALEAGAEDVKREGSGEEAVFEVLCPPADFDAVAAALSEAGIEPDNAEVTRVPQNYIDLDADTAGQVLRLMEELEDHDDVQSVSANFNLPDGYEVG